The following are encoded in a window of Manihot esculenta cultivar AM560-2 chromosome 8, M.esculenta_v8, whole genome shotgun sequence genomic DNA:
- the LOC110621460 gene encoding uncharacterized protein LOC110621460, translated as MVNKSSRWLRTPGRSFRSEDKGVVTGAALAKSPILSQHAVNSHVHPAMQSPTGLTIVDLKRRRMEEALNEERAQDGGTNAGPDSTLSRAAPKNMIEEIKNLLGYDDFVSVDCVGHSGGLALLWRAIDSVHVLFQSARCIDVEVDLDSVGSWRLTGFYGHPNRNHHQESWALLQNLATMSTRPWVCMGDFNDILANHEKKGGRRQPNALIQGFHNAVMAAGLCDFPMSGYKFTWETGRGSDRWVEEKLDRVLTSPSFNSLFSHARAASLEASSSDHLPILLEIRLFIPTQLVRRFKFENSWRRELQCRDLISNVWNSSASVDVFNKLLRCGELLYRWGLDIRNLHKQELVLCKLDMQHLRGSRSLADVRKFEEAKKRYHDLLRDKEIQWKQRAKDFWLKEGDSNTRFFHAMATNRKKKNLIHRLQDSNGVWCERGPALDTLIVDYFQDIFQANSGDTQPIIDHIPHCITEEDNAFLLAPYSPEEARAAVFSMQADKAPGLDGFNPGFFQYHWDIIGSDVSSTCISMLAVGTFPVELNEIALVLIPKKTIPGTMGDLRPIALCNVFYKIMSKMVANRLKRLLPRIISPSQSAFVAGRSIHDNTIIAFELMHFFKGKRYGRESYGALKMDISKAYDRMEWNYVSDVLDKMGFSTQWTSVIMHCITSVSYHIVHDGKELGPIMPTRGLRQGDSLSPYIFILCTEGLSQLISHKVASSALHGCRVARRCPEITHLFFADDSLIFFHSTAAEAQVVKEVVSTYAQASGQLINFTKSAICFSKNTRQNDRAGVCSVLGVEEHSSLGKYLGLPSVVGINKREIFGFLKDKVWQKLNSWKRRCLSRAGKEISLRTMLQALPNYVMSMFLIPKTLCHDLQQMMNMFWWGKGINHERGIHWMSWDRMSQPKFFGGLGFKKLREFNLAMVGKQAWNIVTNPYSLVARLIKARYFPDANFITACLGSNPSYFWRSIWEAQSVIKAGMCWKVGNGQQIRVWEDPWIPNLPSSWVQTSQPVNSQVNFVHDLMINGFWNLPLLRSIFSMEEQKAILSIPLPRFAASDRLIWKLEPKGQYSVKSVYKFLTNIGDGVVGGHISAMWRKLWNVRAPPKCRDLVESVLHVLVTCPFAKRVWLASSIGWLFPQSASFLTWLCSVLQLVRKEDQAMVVMICWTLWQAWNDVVWSSKWSSPAAVVYRARTILYDWCNAPHVDDSSSDAVPAPPPLHFWVPPLQGFLKANVDAAVFPDGFIGVGGVLRSYDGSFVGACQHRLLGYFSPKTAELIAIREVLSWIKRLGYDQIVLESDALTVVKALLFSSTSDFSSFGSLVDDCKSLIAEMNSVSVSFIP; from the exons ATGGTGAACAAGAGCTCACGGTGGCTCCGTACGCCGGGGAGGTCTTTCCGATCAGAAG ATAAAGGAGTGGTTACTGGAGCTGCTTTAGCTAAGTCTCCTATTTTGTCTCAACATGCTGTTAATTCCCATGTACACCCAGCCATGCAATCTCCTACTGGGCTTACTATTGTGGACCTGAAGCGGCGTCGTATGGAGGAGGCATTAAATGAGGAGAGGGCCCAAGATGGTGGTACCAATGCAGGACCTGATTCTACACTTTCAAGGGCTGCACCAAAAAACAT GattgaagaaataaaaaatttattgggtTATGATGATTTTGTTTCTGTGGACTGTGTGGGGCATAGTGGTGGTCTGGCTTTACTTTGGCGTGCTATTGACTCTGTGCATGTTCTATTTCAATCGGCTAGATGTATTGATGTGGAGGTTGACTTAGATTCGGTGGGTAGTTGGCGACTAACTGGCTTTTATGGACATCCTAATCGTAATCATCATCAGGAGTCTTGGGCTTTACTACAAAATTTAGCAACTATGAGCACACGTCCCTGGGTCTGTATGGGGGACTTCAATGACATTCTAGCTAATCATGAGAAGAAAGGAGGCAGACGGCAACCGAATGCATTGATTCAGGGGTTTCACAATGCTGTAATGGCAGCGGGACTCTGTGATTTTCCCATGAGCGGATATAAATTTACTTGGGAAACTGGTAGGGGCTCAGATCGGTGGGTTGAAGAAAAATTAGATAGAGTTCTTACCTCTCCATCATTTAATTCTTTGTTTTCCCATGCTAGAGCGGCTTCGTTGGAAGCTTCTTCATCTGATCATCTTCCAATACTGTTGGAGATACGTCTCTTTATTCCGACCCAGTTGGTCAGGAGATTTAAATTTGAGAACAGTTGGAGAAGAGAGCTGCAGTGCCGTGATTTGATCTCCAATGTTTGGAATTCGAGTGCCTCTGTGGATGTGTTTAATAAATTACTTCGGTGTGGAGAATTGTTGTATAGATGGGGGCTGGACATTCGAAATCTACATAAGCAGGAGTTGGTACTGTGTAAGTTAGATATGCAACATTTGCGGGGTTCTCGTTCATTGGCGGATGTTCGCAAGTTTGAGGAGGCTAAGAAGAGATACCATGACTTGTTAAGGGATAAAGAAATACAATGGAAGCAACGTGCCAAAGACTTTTGGTTGAAAGAAGGAGATTCTAACACTAGATTCTTTCATGCAATGGCTACaaacagaaaaaagaagaatCTGATTCATCGGCTCCAAGACAGCAATGGGGTTTGGTGTGAGAGGGGGCCAGCTCTCGACACTCTTATTGTTGATTATTTTCAGGATATCTTCCAGGCAAATTCGGGTGATACTCAGCCTATTATTGATCATATCCCTCACTGTATTACTGAGGAAGATAATGCTTTTCTTCTTGCTCCTTATTCACCTGAGGAAGCCCGTGCAGCAGTGTTTAGCATGCAGGCGGACAAGGCACCTGGTCTCGATGGGTTCAACCCAGGTTTTTTCCAATATCACTGGGATATTATTGGGTCTGATGTTTCATCTACTTGTATTTCAATGTTGGCTGTCGGTACATTCCCGGTAGAGTTAAATGAAATAGCATTAGTTTTGATTCCAAAGAAGACAATTCCTGGGACGATGGGGGATTTGCGGCCAATAGCTTTGTGTAATgtcttttataaaataatgtcCAAGATGGTTGCAAATCGACTTAAAAGGCTACTGCCTCGGATTATTTCTCCATCACAGTCGGCATTTGTTGCCGGGAGAAGCATCCATGATAATACTATAATTGCCTTCGAGCTTATGCACTTTTTCAAAGGCAAGCGCTATGGTCGTGAGAGTTATGGTGCCTTAAAGATGGACATTAGCAAGGCATATGATCGTATGGAGTGGAATTATGTTTCGGATGTCTTGGATAAAATGGGTTTCTCAACACAGTGGACGAGTGTGATCATGCACTGTATTACTTCAGTCAGCTATCATATTGTTCATGATGGGAAGGAATTGGGTCCAATTATGCCTACACGAGGATTGCGGCAAGGAGATTCCTTGTCCCCATATATATTTATCTTGTGTACTGAGGGACTTTCACAGCTTATATCGCACAAGGTGGCTAGTTCGGCTTTACATGGTTGTCGGGTGGCTAGGAGATGCCCTGAGATAACTCATCTCTTCTTTGCCGATGATAGCTTGATTTTCTTCCATAGCACTGCTGCTGAAGCTCAGGTTGTGAAGGAGGTGGTTTCTACTTATGCACAGGCATCTGGGCAGCTCATAAATTTCACTAAATCTGCCATATGCTTCTCTAAGAACACGAGACAGAATGATCGGGCTGGTGTGTGCTCTGTGTTAGGCGTGGAAGAGCATTCAAGTTTGGGCAAATATTTGGGTCTTCCATCAGTGGTGGGCATAAACAAAAGGGAAATATTTGGTTTTTTAAAGGACAAGGTGTGGCAGAAACTTAACTCCTGGAAACGTCGTTGCTTGTCCCGTGCAGGTAAAGAAATCTCACTAAGAACAATGCTCCAAGCACTTCCTAATTATGTGATGAGCATGTTCCTAATCCCTAAGACTCTTTGTCACGATCTCCAACAGATGATGAATATGTTTTGGTGGGGTAAAGGTATTAACCATGAAAGGGGAATCCATTGGATGAGTTGGGATAGGATGAGTCAACCAAAATTTTTTGGAGGGTTGGGCTTCAAGAAGTTAAGGGAGTTCAACTTGGCTATGGTTGGAAAGCAAGCTTGGAATATTGTGACTAATCCTTATTCTTTGGTGGCAAGGTTAATTAAAGCTCGTTATTTTCCTGATGCTAATTTTATCACGGCTTGTCTGGGGTCCAATCCGAGCTATTTTTGGCGAAGCATTTGGGAAGCACAATCTGTTATTAAGGCCGGTATGTGTTGGAAAGTTGGAAATGGACAGCAAATTCGAGTCTGGGAAGATCCTTGGATCCCAAATTTGCCTTCCTCCTGGGTGCAAACATCGCAGCCTGTTAACTCACAGGTAAACTTTGTTCATGATTTGATGATTAATGGTTTTTGGAATTTGCCATTGTTACGTTCAATTTTTAGTATGGAAGAGCAGAAGGCCATACTGTCTATTCCCCTCCCTCGATTTGCTGCTAGTGACAGATTGATCTGGAAGTTGGAGCCAAAGGGTCAATATTCAGTTAAATCAGTTTATAAATTCCTAACTAATATTGGGGATGGAGTTGTGGGAGGTCATATTAGTGCGATGTGGCGGAAATTATGGAACGTCAGGGCTCCTCCTAAGTGTCGCGACTTAGT TGAATCTGTGCTCCATGTGCTGGTTACATGCCCTTTTGCCAAGAGGGTATGGCTTGCGTCTTCGATTGGATGGCTTTTTCCTCAGTCGGCGTCATTTTTGACATGGTTGTGCTCAGTTTTGCAGCTGGTGAGAAAGGAAGACCAAGCTATGGTGGTAATGATCTGCTGGACTCTTTGGCAGGCATGGAATGATGTGGTCTGGTCTTCGAAGTGGTCGAGCCCTGCTGCTGTGGTGTATCGGGCTAGAACAATCCTCTACGATTGGTGTAATGCGCCACACGTTGATGACAGTTCTTCTGATGCTGTGCCAGCTCCTCCACCGTTACATTTCTGGGTTCCACCGCTTCAAGGATTCTTGAAAGCTAATGTAGATGCAGCAGTCTTCCCTGATGGATTCATTGGAGTTGGTGGAGTGCTTCGCTCATATGATGGCTCTTTTGTTGGCGCTTGTCAACATAGACTCCTTGGTTACTTCTCTCCTAAAACAGCTGAGCTAATTGCCATTAGAGAAGTTTTGAGTTGGATTAAGAGGCTGGGTTATGATCAGATAGTGTTGGAATCAGATGCTCTTACGGTAGTGAAGGCTTTGCTTTTTTCTTCAACTTCTGATTTTTCTAGTTTTGGGTCCCTTGTTGATGATTGTAAATCTCTAATAGCAGAGATGAATTCAGTATCTGTGAGTTTTATTCCTTGA